A window of Rhododendron vialii isolate Sample 1 chromosome 11a, ASM3025357v1 contains these coding sequences:
- the LOC131306323 gene encoding uncharacterized protein LOC131306323 gives MADKVMDGQEKDSGDQAGQGDPSAQSQSDIMQALARFIEFQTGAQASSSNQPRSTVHEQFMKLQPPTFSGGVEPLEAEEWLKRMESIFDVMSVSEDQKVTLTPFMLKDQARFWWEATKGLLTTPAIGEPEPPMPKKSYLERIYRGLQ, from the coding sequence ATGGCAGACAAAGTTATGGACGGTCAGGAGAAAGATTCAGGGGATCAAGCAGGTCAAGGTGACCCTAGTGCTCAAAGTCAATCGGATATCATGCAGGCTCTTGCACGGTTTATTGAGTTTCAAACAGGTGCACAAGCAAGCTCATCAAATCAGCCACGTAGTACCGTTCATGAACAGTTTATGAAACTTCAACCTCCAACATTCTCTGGTGGTGTGGAACCATTGGAAGCAGAGGAATGGCTAAAGAGGATGGAGTCTATTTTCGATGTTATGAGTGTTTCTGAAGATCAAAAAGTTACTCTTACTCCTTTCATGTTaaaagatcaagctcgattttgGTGGGAAGCTACGAAAGGGTTGCTGACTACACCAGCAATTGGGGAACCGGAGCCTCcaatgccaaaaaaaagttacttgGAAAGAATTTATCGCGGCCTTcaatga